The stretch of DNA ATTATGAAATTTCAATATgtcccattttttattttgtcttagGCCTCCCAATGTTGAGCCAACCCTAACAAAATTGACTTCtttgtttaatatatttttttatgtctaaATCTTTTGTATAAAAACTGTTCAAATCGATCATGaatttgcaaaaataaaaaatgtaaacaaagttatttgcaaaaaaaataaaaactgttCAAATCAGATCTTgaatttgcaaaaaaaataaaataaataaattaacaaaagcCACAATGTGACATGATATTGCAACTTGTAAGCAGTTATGTCAAACCCTATAAATCTGCTAGTATCTTAGCTTCAAACCCTAAACCGCCTCCTCAACATATTTgtccatcttcttcttccatcAATCATGAACTATTTCAGTAGGTTACCTCCAGACACCATTCTTACACACATCCTTTCACGCCTCGACGCCAAATCCATACTCTCTATATCATCGGTCTCTTCCGAATTCCACAGCTTGATCTGCAAAAACAACAACTACGACGATCAATGGCGAAAAATTTGCACCTCCAGGTGGCCTTCCTTGCTGACTGATCTGTCTGATAAAGTAATTTCCATCTCTCAGGCCATCTCCAAATTCCCCGGTGGTCATCGTTCCTTCTTCTACGATGCATTCCCTTCCATTCGCTATCGTAATAATCCCCCTCCTCCTCCTCAAGATACATCTCTATGCTATGCTGTTGATATATATTTACTGGGAGAACAAAAACCTTTTAGAACATTTTttcaaatccaaaaaataaccataaaaaaatatgattattgGTGGCCTACATTTTGTGAAGTAAATTCTGGTGGCAATGTGGATTTtgttaaggtaaagaaacatGGGTGTGTGGAATACTTGGAAGaaaagttgaggttgagttgtGTGGTTATGGAACCAAATATAAAGCGTGCAGGGAGCTTGTTTCGTACTAGTTGTAAACCTGTTGTTTCATTTACAACTAACAAAAGAAACCCTAAGGCGAAAAGATTAGTTAAGGCGGTGTACGAGACGGTGATGCCGAGGATGTGTTATACGGAGATGGTGAAGTTTAAGGTAAAGGTGAAGTGTGACTGGGAAGATGGAGAAGAAGATAGGTTTAATGTGAGGAGTATTGAGTTTAGAATggaaaaaatgaatggaatacGTCTGATGAGGGATGAAGCTGCTATTGTTCTCCTCAATGCTATTGAAAATGGGGAGAGGAAGAACAAATAAATTTCAAGTTGTTTCACCTTGGCTTGATGGTAGTAATTTCTAGTATTAATTTGTTTAGGTTTTAGTTTATAGTTCTTATTTGTGGTCGTTGCATTTTTGGTTTTTGTGATGCattgtttttaatttacttttggTCTTGGAACATATTTATATTAACtcctttattttgtttatgttctggactgggccaagagctggcccaatcacttatgcccgacatttggggcatggcccaaatggggagacttccccgacacgtcagtcaatgacgtgtcctgctcgacataacggaTTAGCTCCACGCTAATCACGTGCTCGTCTATCCATCCACGATGACTCATTCAgccttagcttaacagctaagcagcacgtttaacacgtgctcctttatccaaGTACACCTGTCATCGagcctatcccttacccgcgaatagcggaacggctccaaccaagatagaggcaaataacggccttcccctacgatacagggactatcttggcagttgagtctattgggccggttatcccggcccaatagatcaacctttggcccagcgctgggggcactatataagctctcctagacaggagagtcAGGTATTCTAAACCAttctacactttctttctctctcttctttgtatctctcgttctctttgctgacttaggcatcggagcacctgcaggtacaaacccccccttcggtgtggaagcttgctcaacggaccggccatcaacctttctgatcaccaggtacgatcagtggcgccgtctgtggggactGAGTTCCTCCCCTTCTTTAATCTTTCCTAAAGAAACAAAGATCAAAACCGATTCCATTCTTCAACAACTTTCACCATGGCTAGTTCATCACAGCAACTCAACACCGATACCGGCGACGAGAACGTGCTCAACGTTCCACCCTCACCGCCGCCGCAGCGTAACACCGTTCTATCACCGGTGCGCGACGATACCACCGTAACACGCGGTCCAGAAATCGACTCCCGCGACGGACGGGAAACCTCACTCTCTTCCGATGAAGAAGACGTCGAGAACCTAACCGATCGTCGATTGGGCAAACGCCCGCAGTTGAAACAAGAAGCTCCGGCAAACAACGCCGACCAGCCCGCCGTCTTGGCCAACTCTGAGGTCGCAGCCTTGATCGCTGCCCTCAAACAAACAACGGAGGCCATGCAGGCTCAAAATCGTCGACTGGACGAACAGAGCGAAAGAATCGCCGCGCTGGAGAAAAGCCGGCGTCGCAGaaagaccaactctcccccgcggagacaCCAGGCTACTCCTTCCCCTCCTCGACCGGCGGCcgtcaaacatcgacgccccgACTTAGAGAGGGTCGAAGTTACTCCTCGGAAGAGGGATCGCACTCCTCCACATCGCGAGGGTAGGCTCTCCCCGGGCAAGAAAGGAAAACACGAAGCTCCGCGCCgccattcacctcaagggttGGCGAACATGGCCAAGCATGGCGCGTCGGGCAGCTATCGTCCTCGGAAATCTTGCAGTCCAACGCCCATGCCCGGCGACTATTCTCCCCGGTCTTCCGAGGACCATTCTCCCAACGGGAGCGACGAGGGTGATCCCCGATGCCCCTTGTCCGCCGACATTCTAAGGAAGCGTGTTCCAAAGGGCTTCGAGAGACCCCCTACGCTCCCCGCGTACGACGGTTTGACAGACCCCGATGACCACATAGCTAATGTCAACGCTAATCTGGATTTCAGGAACATTAGCGGTGCCATTAGGTGCAGACTGTTCCCAACCACGCTGAGGAAGGGAGCAATGGCATGGTACCAAAGCCTGCCCCCTCAATCCATCCATTCATGGAGGGATCTTACTGAACAGTTTTGcagacacttcactgcttcccgcaagcacccAAAGACTGTGCACGCCTTGGAGGCCATATACCAAGCTGAAGACGAAACTCTCCGCAACTTCGTCGAGAGATTCAACAAAGAGGCCGTGCAGGTCGAAACAACCGACGACATGAAGAAGTACTTGCTGCAGAGAGGCCTTCGCCCGGGCAGCGATTTTGCTAAAGCTGTGGGCATAGAGAAACCACCCACCTGGGACGACCTCCTCCTAAAGGCTCAAAAGTACATCGAGTACGAGGAGGTCCAGGCAGCTGATGTCGCCCGCCTTGCCCGACCTGGAAGCAGCCACCCTGCCCGCGAGTCCTCCCATAGGAGCGATGATAGGGGCGACGACAGGGGCCATGGTAGAGGCGGCGATCGGGGTGGTGAGAGGGGCAGAGACAGAAGGAGGGGCGAAAGACGAGAGCCTCGTGGCCCTCCAAGCACATTCGCCACCTACACCCCCCTCGTCAAATCACGGGGAGAGATATTCGCTGAGGTTCACATCTCTGAGTTCGACAGAGCAAATGTGAAGCAACCAAAGCCAACCCCCTTGAAGCCGGGCCAAGACAAAAATAGGTATTGCAGATACCACAAAAGTTATGGTCACAGGACCGACGACTGCATCCAActgaaggatgctattgaaaTCATGATCAGAAACGGACAACTAAGACAGTTCGTGAAAAGAAACAACGACCCTCGACCAGAGGCCGCGGAGACACGCGCGGTCGAGGAAGTACCTCCCCAACCAGCCGGGAAGAACAACGCCAAGCAGATAGCTATGAGCGTCTCCCGGCCAGAAGATTTTGCTATCCCCAGCGGTTTTGGGGACACCCATACTAGTCCTACGCTTACCACGGGGAACTACTTCACAGACTCACTCGTCATATCCGGCGGTCACATGGACAAGCACACCGtcggatcaataaaaagaaaattcgaggatctcatcaacacgtcctcgaatatgaacgcgacgctggacaaggcgaaagggcgatcaatgcctttagcTTTCTATCtcgaagagctgcccggtgggacGGCCAATT from Trifolium pratense cultivar HEN17-A07 linkage group LG5, ARS_RC_1.1, whole genome shotgun sequence encodes:
- the LOC123886706 gene encoding F-box protein At2g27310-like, translated to MNYFSRLPPDTILTHILSRLDAKSILSISSVSSEFHSLICKNNNYDDQWRKICTSRWPSLLTDLSDKVISISQAISKFPGGHRSFFYDAFPSIRYRNNPPPPPQDTSLCYAVDIYLLGEQKPFRTFFQIQKITIKKYDYWWPTFCEVNSGGNVDFVKVKKHGCVEYLEEKLRLSCVVMEPNIKRAGSLFRTSCKPVVSFTTNKRNPKAKRLVKAVYETVMPRMCYTEMVKFKVKVKCDWEDGEEDRFNVRSIEFRMEKMNGIRLMRDEAAIVLLNAIENGERKNK